Proteins encoded together in one Hevea brasiliensis isolate MT/VB/25A 57/8 chromosome 16, ASM3005281v1, whole genome shotgun sequence window:
- the LOC131174463 gene encoding F-box/LRR-repeat protein At3g48880-like — protein MASNKKRNIDSCSVHDITSVDERRWEEFDINILREIFSILPNCDLFCNVSSVCQSWMLVCWDILFWRHNMLDLTPVLEASANFNFRFQKSMSKLLRTVMEGHDANGFSLERWRLSVKTVVIPKGLDITDEHLLYIAKRTPNLEDLVLEGTYKITEKGFADAICNWKKVQHIVLPLQTQESCFVQIIQAISENCSELETLYVINPLEMMRFITADIAETLCRMKTLVTLVFEGACLYREAINMIFDECLKLETIHIRDCCLMADGLELAGFMTANIRLGEMEIGSGRLWRIEGSETRGKPDQVSYVQKKFMQWRNESPGLYFDIELNDENALLDDDDFIVL, from the exons ATGGCCTCTAACAAGAAGAGAAACATTGATAGTTGCAGTGTGCATGACATTACTTCGGTGGATGAGAGAAGATGGGAGGAATTTGACATTAATATCCTTAgagaaatattttctatattaCCCAACTGTGACCTGTTTTGCAATGTCTCCTCTGTATGCCAGTCATGGATGTTGGTCTGTTGGGATATCTTGTTTTGGAGACATAATATGCTTGATTTGACTCCTGTTTTGGAAGCTTCTGCAAATTTTAATTTCAGATTTCAAAAATCAATGAGTAAGCTGCTAAGGACTGTAATGGAGGGTCATGATGCTAATGGCTTTTCTCTAGAGCGATGGAGATTATCTGTCAAGACTGTTGTGATCCCCAAAGGTCTTGATATTACTGATGAACACCTTCTGTACATAGCCAAAAG AACTCCTAACCTTGAAGATCTTGTACTAgagggcacttataagataacaGAAAAAGGCTTTGCTGACGCAATATGTAATTGGAAAAAAGTTCAGCATATAGTTCTTCCACTACAAACGCAGGAATCTTGTTTTGTTCAGATCATACAAGCGATTAGTGAAAACTGCTCTGAACTTGAGACTCTATACGTAATCAACCCtcttgaaatgatgagatttataACAGCTGATATAGCTGAGACTTTATGCAGAATGAAGACCTTAGTGACCCTAGTTTTTGAAGGTGCTTGCTTGTACAGGGAGGCCATTAATATGATCTTTGATGAGTGCCTTAAGCTGGAAACAATTCATATACGGGACTGTTGCTTAATGGCGGATGGCCTTGAATTGGCAGGTTTTATGACTGCCAATATAAGGCTTGGTGAAATGGAAATTGGCAGTGGGCGCTTATGGAGAATTGAAGGAAGTGAAACAAGAGGGAAACCTGATCAAGTGTCGTATGTGCAGAAGAAATTTATGCAATGGAGGAATGAATCACCAGGTTTATATTTTGATATTGAGTTGAATGATGAAAACGCTTTATTGGATGATGATGATTTTATTGTTTTGTAA